One genomic window of Magnolia sinica isolate HGM2019 chromosome 3, MsV1, whole genome shotgun sequence includes the following:
- the LOC131240448 gene encoding beta-glucosidase 18-like isoform X8 yields MAIRVLKLKMAFAFVAVFLHLFPVINCLLHRSQFPQDFLFGTSTSSYQIEGAYLEGNKGISNWDVFSHIPGKIADGSNGNVADDHYRRYMEDIELMHSLGVNSYRFSISWSRILPKGRFGEINRAGIEFYNNLIDALLLKGIQPFVTLNHFDIPQELEDRYGAWLSSQIQEDFGYFAEVCFKSFGDRVKYWTTFNEPNLMVKLSYLTGLYPPAHCSKPYGNCTTGDSTIEPYIAAHNIILSHATATDIYRRKYQAKQGGSIGIVVSAIWYEPLRDIPADRSAAQRAMAFHTAWFLDPIIYGDYPPEMRQILGSRLPTFSSNDRRKLLNKLDFIGINHYSSLYAQDCMFFSCNSGTPEEDTYTLLTGEKDGRLIGMTTGMPTLYVVPWGMEKIVTYIKERYNNTPMYITENGYPQDSKNGVSKKELLNDVERVEYLRSYVTSLSGSMRKGADVRGYFTWSLIDNFEWTFGYTLRFGLYHVDYNTLERTPKLSARWYKRFLSSPKMLKQIGGSDWR; encoded by the exons ATTGAAGGGGCGTACTTAGAAGGCAACAAAGGTATAAGCAATTGGGATGTTTTCTCTCACATACCAG GAAAAATTGCGGATGGAAGCAATGGAAATGTTGCTGATGACCATTACCGTCGTTACAtg GAAGACATTGAATTGATGCATTCCCTTGGAGTGAATTCCTACAGATTTTCCATATCTTGGTCTAGAATCCTCCCAA AAGGAAGATTTGGTGAGATTAATAGGGCAGGAATTGAATTTTACAACAACCTCATTGATGCTCTCCTTCTCAAAG GGATCCAACCATTCGTTACACTAAACCATTTCGATATTCCTCAAGAACTCGAAGACCGATATGGTGCATGGTTAAGTTCTCAAATTCA GGAAGATTTTGGATATTTCGCAGAAGTATGTTTCAAGTCTTTTGGAGATAGAGTAAAATACTGGACAACCTTCAATGAGCCAAACCTCATGGTGAAACTCAGTTACCTAACTGGTTTATACCCTCCCGCCCATTGTTCCAAACCATATGGAAATTGCACGACGGGTGACTCCACAATTGAGCCATACATTGCAGCCCATAATATCATTTTGTCCCATGCCACTGCGACCGATATTTATAGGAGAAAATATCAG GCTAAACAAGGAGGTTCTATCGGGATCGTGGTGAGCGCCATTTGGTATGAACCGCTTAGAGATATTCCGGCAGATCGTTCAGCAGCTCAACGGGCCATGGCTTTCCACACTGCCTG GTTTTTAGATCCTATAATTTACGGAGATTATCCACCTGAAATGCGTCAGATATTGGGGTCAAGATTGCCAACATTTTCATCGAATGACCGAAGAAAGCTACTAAATAAATTGGATTTTATTGGAATTAATCATTATTCAAGTCTCTACGCGCAAGACTGCATGTTTTTTTCATGCAACTCCGGTACACCTGAAGAAGACACATACACATTGCTCACCGGAGAAAAAGATGGTAGACTGATTGGAATGACG ACTGGGATGCCAACTTTATACGTGGTACCATGGGGTATGGAAAAGATTGTAACGTACATCAAGGAAAGATACAACAATACACCCATGTATATCACAGAAAATG GGTACCCACAAGATAGTAAAAATGGTGTTTCCAAGAAAGAATTGCTCAATGACGTGGAGAGAGTAGAATACTTGCGTAGCTACGTGACTTCGCTATCCGGATCTATGAG GAAAGGAGCTGATGTGAGAGGCTACTTCACATGGTCTCTAATTGACAATTTTGAATGGACATTCGGGTATACGCTACGGTTCGGGCTTTATCATGTGGACTACAATACATTGGAGAGAACTCCTAAACTATCTGCCCGATGGTACAAACGATTCCTTAGCAGCCCAAAGATGCTAAAACAGATTGGCGGCAGTGATTGGAGATAA